ATTAAAGTTTATAACCCCAATAATAAACCTCTTCTGATATCGTCGATAATGCTTGCTAATGCGGCTAACTCAGGTTTTAAAGTTAATATTGACGGACAGAAAGGAACTCAGTTTGCCGATGTGGAGATTCAGGCAAAAGATAGCATGCATATTTTTGTTGAGGTGAAAATCAATCCTCTGGACAGAGATAACCCTGTGCTGATAAAAGATTCTTTAGTATTCACAACCAATGGAGTTAAACAGGATGTAAAGCTAATGGCTTACGGGCAGGATGTGATAATACTGAAAGGGAAAACGATTAACAGAGATTCAACATTTACTTCAAATCGTCCGATATTGATATATGACAGCCTTAAAGTTTCCGAAGGCGCCAATTTAAATTGTGAAGCGGGGACAAAGCTCTATTTCCATGATAAAGCCAATCTGCTGCTGCATGGCACAATTAATGCACAAGGAACTCTCGGAAATCCCGTATTGTTCCGCGGTGACCGTCTTGATAAAATGTTTACCAACCTTCCTTATGATCGTGTCCCTGGCCAGTGGGGAGGAATTCACATCTACTCAGGCAGCTATAATAATCGCTTTGATTATGCCGATATTCATAGCGGTAAATATGGCATTTTATGTGATTCGTCGGCCGTAGACCAGAATAAACTCGAAATGACCAATTCTATCGTGCATAATGTGGAGGGTGATGGGTTAAGCCTTATTTCGTGTAAAGCGGCAATATCCAATTGTCAAATTACAAATGCCGGGAAGAATTGCGTTAATTTATTGGGGGGAGATTATACTTTCACCCACTGCACAATAGCCGACTTCTATTCATGGGGAATTCGTAAAGGGGTTGCTCTGACCTATTCTAATTATAATGGAAAGATTGATTATCCAGTTAAGGCTTCATTCTACAATTGTCTTATAACCGGCACTTCTGCAGATGAGATTGCCGGGAGCAAATCAGATAAACAAAACGTCTCTTTTGATTATTATTTTTCTCATTCACTGATTAACTCCAAAGAGGAACCAGCCAGTGATGTCTTGGTTAATATTACCTGGGCAAAAGAGAATAAATTCATTTATATTGGAAAGGATGATTTTAGATATGATTTTCGTCCCGACTCATTGAACAAGGCAATCAACATAGCCGATCCGGAAATAGCCAGGAATTATCCGTACGACCTAAATGGTCGTTATCGGCTGAAAGATGGTAAGCCCGACGCGGGTTGTTACGAATGGGAATCGGGTGATAAATAAAATATGGCATGACATTTAAACGTAATCTGTTTTTTGTGTGCTTATTCACTCTGATCTTCAGTGGGGAAAGCAGTTTGGCTCAAAACAGATTTCGTGTGATGTTTTATAACGTGGAAAATCTGTTTGATTGCAAACATGACACGTTGAAAAACGATTATGAATTTCAGCCTCAAGCTCTGAGAGCCTGGCACTATGGCAGGTATAAGAAAAAACTGATTAACATAAGCAAAGTAATAACCGCAGTAGGAGAGTGGACTCCTCCGGCGTTGGTTGGGCTTTGTGAAGTGGAAAATGATAGTGTATTGACGGCACTGGTCAGATTCTCCCCACTGAAAGCACAAGGATATAGATATGTGATGACTGATTCGCCCGATGAACGAGGCATTGATGTGGCACTGTTGTATCAGCGGGGAAGTTTTAAACTGGTTGAACAGCACTCTATACGAATAGCTTTCCCAAATAATCCAAAGAAAACAACGCGCGACATTCTGCATGTGGCAGGAGAAGTGGTCACCGGAGATACCTTGGATGTGTTTGTCTGTCACTTTTCGTCCCGAACAGGAGGCGAGATTGAAAGTGAACCCTATCGACTTATTGCCGCAAAGCGGTTGAAGCTCTATACAGACAGTCTTTTTAAGGTGCGAAATCATCCCAATATCCTCATTATGGGCGACTTTAATGACTATCCCAGCAACAGATCAATCTCTGAAGTGCTGGATGCAAAGACTCCATCTGGTACAATACAACGCGAAAAATTATACAACCTGTTGGCAAACAGGGAAAAAGACCGCTCATTCGGCACTTACAAATACCAAGGTGAATGGTGCATTCTCGACCAGATTATTGTTTCGGGTTCATTACTAACAGGTGATGGTAAATTATCTACATCGGAAAAACTGGCAGGTATTTGTAATTCTCCTTTCCTATTAGAAAAAGACGAAAAGTATTCAGGTTATAAACCTTTCCGAACCTATTATGGAATGAAGTACCAGGGTGGATTCAGCGATCATCTTCCTGTTTATCTGGATTTGATTCTTTCTGAGTAGTGCAAACGTTCGCACTAGTCAATTCCCTTTTTGATGTTATGTACTCAATTTGTTTGTTCTGAATTTAATATATTTGAAGTATAATAACCTATTAGTATTTTACTATGAAGAAATTACGTCATCTAATTCCATTATTCCTTGTTTTATCTCTTTTATCCTGCAGCACAAGGAAAGAAAGTCCAATATTACAAACAGGAGTTGTTCACCCAGAGTGGTCGCGCAATGCAGTGATTTATGAAGTTAACCTTCGCCAATATACAGATGAGGGCACTATAAAGGCGTTTCAGAATCATTTACCCAGATTAAAAGAGCTTGGAGTAGATATTTTATGGTTCATGCCGATAAATCCTATATCCGAGAAAAATCGTAAAGGAAAGTTGGGCAGTTACTACGCTGTGAAGAATTACAAGGAAGTAAATCCTGAGTTTGGAACCATAGCCGATTTTAAAGAAATGGTGGAAAAGGCGCATGAAATGGGATTTAAAGTAATACTTGATTGGGTGGCCAATCACACCGGCTGCGATAATGTATGGGTAAAAAAACATCCCAACTGGTATGTGAAAGATAGTCTGGGCAAAATTGTGAGCCCGTTTGACTGGACAGATACCTATAAACTTGACTATACAAAGATGGACATGCGTGCAGCCATGCTTGATGCGATGAAATTTTGGGTTAAAGAGTGCGATATAGATGGTTTCCGTTGTGATGTTGCTTTTGAAGTGCCAACAGATTTTTGGGATGAAGCCCGCAAAGAGCTTGATTCTATCAAACCAATGTTTATGCTTGCTGAGGCTGAAAAACCGGAGTTGAACAAGAAGGCTTTTGATATGAGTTATAACTGGCCGTTAAAAGATCTGATGACGAAAATTGTGAAAGGCCCAAAAGATGCTGGCAAAGCTCAATACGTTCATAAGAAAGATAGTGCGGATTCAGAAACGAACAAAGTAAAAGCAGCCGAAGAACTTGATAAGTTGCTGGCTCATCAGGATAGTATTTTCCCAAAAGATGCTTATCTGATGAATCACATTACTAATCATGACCTGAACTCATGGGAAGGTACTGAGTTTGACAGGTTGGGCGAGGGTGTAAGGGCATTTGCCGTCCTTACTTATACATTGAAAGGAATGCCGCTTATTTATACAGGACAAGAAGTGGGAATGAACCGGGCATTGAAATTTTTCGAAAAAGACAAAGCACCCGACTGGACAAAAAATGAAACATTCGAGTTCTATAAGAAACTTAACGAGTTGAAACATACTCAAGCAGCATTGTCTGCCGGCGATAAAGGAGGAGAGATGGTGAGGTATTTCACCGATTCTCCTAACGTTTATATTTTTGCTCGCAAACTTCCCGCATCAGAAGTTCTGGTTTACCTGAATCTTGGTAAGGAACCAGCCACTCTTTCATTCAAGAGAAATGCTCCTATAGGTGTTTTTAAGGACTATTTTCTG
The Bacteroides sedimenti genome window above contains:
- a CDS encoding endonuclease, with the protein product MTFKRNLFFVCLFTLIFSGESSLAQNRFRVMFYNVENLFDCKHDTLKNDYEFQPQALRAWHYGRYKKKLINISKVITAVGEWTPPALVGLCEVENDSVLTALVRFSPLKAQGYRYVMTDSPDERGIDVALLYQRGSFKLVEQHSIRIAFPNNPKKTTRDILHVAGEVVTGDTLDVFVCHFSSRTGGEIESEPYRLIAAKRLKLYTDSLFKVRNHPNILIMGDFNDYPSNRSISEVLDAKTPSGTIQREKLYNLLANREKDRSFGTYKYQGEWCILDQIIVSGSLLTGDGKLSTSEKLAGICNSPFLLEKDEKYSGYKPFRTYYGMKYQGGFSDHLPVYLDLILSE
- a CDS encoding right-handed parallel beta-helix repeat-containing protein, which encodes MKKILTIVFLSIMISGLSTLFHSCNEESFSTDSTHLLTFSQDTLSFDTVFTTIGSATAQIKVYNPNNKPLLISSIMLANAANSGFKVNIDGQKGTQFADVEIQAKDSMHIFVEVKINPLDRDNPVLIKDSLVFTTNGVKQDVKLMAYGQDVIILKGKTINRDSTFTSNRPILIYDSLKVSEGANLNCEAGTKLYFHDKANLLLHGTINAQGTLGNPVLFRGDRLDKMFTNLPYDRVPGQWGGIHIYSGSYNNRFDYADIHSGKYGILCDSSAVDQNKLEMTNSIVHNVEGDGLSLISCKAAISNCQITNAGKNCVNLLGGDYTFTHCTIADFYSWGIRKGVALTYSNYNGKIDYPVKASFYNCLITGTSADEIAGSKSDKQNVSFDYYFSHSLINSKEEPASDVLVNITWAKENKFIYIGKDDFRYDFRPDSLNKAINIADPEIARNYPYDLNGRYRLKDGKPDAGCYEWESGDK
- a CDS encoding alpha-amylase family glycosyl hydrolase, with amino-acid sequence MKKLRHLIPLFLVLSLLSCSTRKESPILQTGVVHPEWSRNAVIYEVNLRQYTDEGTIKAFQNHLPRLKELGVDILWFMPINPISEKNRKGKLGSYYAVKNYKEVNPEFGTIADFKEMVEKAHEMGFKVILDWVANHTGCDNVWVKKHPNWYVKDSLGKIVSPFDWTDTYKLDYTKMDMRAAMLDAMKFWVKECDIDGFRCDVAFEVPTDFWDEARKELDSIKPMFMLAEAEKPELNKKAFDMSYNWPLKDLMTKIVKGPKDAGKAQYVHKKDSADSETNKVKAAEELDKLLAHQDSIFPKDAYLMNHITNHDLNSWEGTEFDRLGEGVRAFAVLTYTLKGMPLIYTGQEVGMNRALKFFEKDKAPDWTKNETFEFYKKLNELKHTQAALSAGDKGGEMVRYFTDSPNVYIFARKLPASEVLVYLNLGKEPATLSFKRNAPIGVFKDYFLGKKAHLPVTLAPWEYKVFVR